In the genome of Actinomadura graeca, one region contains:
- a CDS encoding CDP-glycerol glycerophosphotransferase family protein, which yields MPPKISVVVPFRDSEEYLAECLESLARQTLRDLEVIMVDGGSDDGGPVVAKEFAGRDDRFTLLPVGGQGLGPARNTGVEHATGQYLAFAHGDDALPPYTYELLIRTLEATGSDLAGGNVLRLEEDRAWQSPPHTEPYATTVKATHITRRPTLLQDRTVGNKVYRRSFWDAHRFEFPAMSFEDPPVSVEAHVLASAVDVLDTAVYFWRSRPGARPDIADRLASLEMVRGILGDHAPALLPVYDRYALDLDVRALIHTLPAASPEDRERLLNAGADIVAAAAPSAIGGLEAIKRLELHLLRERKLPELLEVLRFEENGLHDVPIVGRGRRRQRWYARYPFFGDRGHAIPDHVYDVTGEFHLRAEVDSVGWDAGALLVEGHAHFDRLSVASAKESRIRIWMHDAKTGKEIRLPVERIPCPEATVRSGQSQVSYDWSGFSVRIEPELLQDGDEWPTTTWELFAEVTTAGRKGVRRLTSSEPSVNWAAPRQVDEHVAVQPAADHGFVVHVKRAKAVVTGYRQVGGLLEVMGWTRRALGAGAAIVAARRHGGAEVRGEVTVRPASGMRMEKGTGFDFTATLPLDDLLSDPEAAERGPCAAHLRDAIEWDLRLTGVGGPVRLTVARNLPGARFASRGREFALTRTAYGNLRGVERSFRPVVTSVAWTTDDRLTLTGDLADPAHRPDHLILRRLRSSEEHHLPLTWDGPTFTTTFEPAAMPLFGATVPLASGPWELLAPTGSSNTTRQPTRPQAQQTPDRASTSQVVTPAAIAKSISRTQKRQPTDYPPHQPPTGHASAVLPTRTSRGPITQPIPPQAGVPPQPAPRGAAGGAAVQPPSSGGQVVPPTLAPGIPGRPSARPMPPHGGVAPRVSNGVAPGQGAVRPAGGVPPQPTSSAAAGQSAVQLPNGGGQAGPPTPVSGEPGQAVTQPIAAWGGESPQGPSAAVFGLGAVPSQSGGGQVVPPTFVPRWAGRLINQPTAAPSQVRPQATGVAAAGQGPIQQPGAGDEGVAGTVDVATGHAIREGAGPSAVPNGAPGRGAAGEVAVVVERGVISRLPPWRTVGTQEIEVGVHQTDALQLQSRTALADDERGGYAQRLLWERDYPVYLRSPLTEMVVFDSYGASQYSCNPRAIYEELARSHPGLECVWVSTDGQFTVEGDARTVMSGSRDHYRALARARYIVTNFGLPAGFAKRSGQTYMQTWHGTPLKRMGYDLAEMPYKRTEKVDWIAHEVPRWDVLLSPNALTSDVMRRAFRFDGEIQEIGYPRNDVLSSPDFGRLGQLVRERLGIPAGKKVVLYAPTWRDDLHHSPGRRAFSLELDVETLRRALGGDHVLLVRPHHLITERDRLPVDDFVIDVSRYPDIADLYLAADVLVTDYSSAMVDFACTGRPMLFYTYDLERYRDHVRGLTIDFEAEAPGPLLATSADVVEALLAIDEIQDVYVDAYDTFFDKYCPHDDGKASARAVERLLA from the coding sequence GTGCCGCCCAAGATCAGCGTTGTCGTCCCGTTCCGTGACTCCGAGGAGTACCTCGCCGAATGCCTGGAGTCGCTGGCCAGGCAGACCCTCCGCGACCTGGAAGTGATCATGGTGGACGGCGGCTCCGATGACGGCGGCCCCGTCGTCGCCAAGGAGTTCGCCGGACGCGACGACCGGTTCACCCTGCTCCCCGTCGGCGGGCAGGGTCTGGGACCGGCGCGGAACACCGGCGTCGAGCACGCCACCGGCCAGTACCTGGCCTTCGCCCACGGTGACGACGCCCTCCCGCCCTACACCTACGAACTCCTGATCCGAACACTGGAGGCGACGGGTTCGGACCTCGCGGGCGGCAACGTGCTCCGCCTGGAAGAGGACCGCGCCTGGCAGTCCCCGCCCCACACCGAGCCATACGCGACGACGGTGAAGGCCACGCACATCACGCGGCGTCCCACCCTGCTGCAGGACAGGACCGTCGGGAACAAGGTGTACCGGCGCTCGTTCTGGGACGCGCACCGGTTCGAGTTCCCGGCGATGTCCTTCGAGGACCCGCCCGTGAGCGTCGAAGCCCACGTCCTCGCCTCCGCCGTGGACGTCCTCGACACGGCCGTCTACTTCTGGCGGAGCCGCCCCGGCGCCCGGCCCGACATCGCCGACCGGCTGGCGTCCCTGGAGATGGTCCGGGGGATCCTCGGCGACCACGCTCCCGCCCTCCTGCCCGTCTACGACCGCTACGCGCTCGACCTGGACGTCCGCGCGCTGATCCACACCCTCCCGGCCGCGTCCCCCGAAGACCGCGAGCGCCTGCTGAACGCGGGCGCCGACATCGTCGCCGCCGCGGCCCCGTCCGCGATCGGCGGCCTGGAGGCGATCAAACGCCTGGAACTGCATCTCCTGCGCGAGCGGAAGCTGCCGGAACTGCTCGAGGTGCTCCGCTTCGAGGAGAACGGCCTGCACGACGTTCCGATCGTCGGCCGCGGCAGGCGCCGCCAGCGCTGGTACGCCCGCTATCCCTTCTTCGGCGACCGGGGACACGCCATCCCCGACCACGTCTACGACGTCACCGGCGAGTTCCACCTCCGCGCGGAGGTGGACAGTGTCGGCTGGGACGCCGGCGCCCTCCTCGTCGAAGGCCACGCCCACTTCGACCGCCTCTCGGTGGCCTCCGCCAAGGAATCCCGGATCCGGATCTGGATGCACGACGCCAAGACCGGCAAGGAGATCCGGCTCCCCGTGGAACGCATCCCGTGCCCGGAAGCGACAGTCCGTTCGGGGCAGTCGCAGGTCTCCTACGACTGGTCCGGGTTCTCCGTCCGGATCGAACCCGAACTCCTCCAAGACGGCGACGAATGGCCGACCACGACCTGGGAGCTGTTCGCCGAGGTCACCACCGCCGGACGGAAGGGCGTCCGGCGCCTCACCTCGTCCGAGCCCTCGGTGAACTGGGCGGCCCCCCGCCAGGTGGACGAGCACGTCGCCGTCCAGCCCGCCGCCGACCACGGCTTCGTCGTCCACGTCAAGCGCGCCAAGGCCGTGGTCACCGGCTACCGCCAGGTCGGCGGCCTGCTGGAGGTCATGGGCTGGACGAGACGCGCCCTCGGCGCCGGCGCCGCGATCGTCGCCGCCCGCCGCCACGGCGGCGCCGAGGTCCGCGGCGAGGTGACGGTCCGCCCGGCGTCGGGCATGCGCATGGAGAAGGGCACCGGTTTCGACTTCACGGCCACCCTCCCCCTCGACGACCTCCTCTCCGACCCCGAGGCCGCCGAACGCGGCCCCTGCGCCGCCCACCTGCGCGACGCGATCGAGTGGGACCTCCGCCTCACCGGCGTCGGCGGCCCCGTCCGCCTGACCGTGGCCCGCAACCTGCCGGGCGCCCGCTTCGCCTCCCGCGGCCGGGAGTTCGCCCTCACCCGCACCGCATACGGCAACCTGCGCGGCGTCGAACGCAGCTTCCGCCCCGTCGTCACGTCCGTCGCATGGACCACCGACGACCGTCTCACCCTCACCGGTGACCTGGCCGACCCCGCCCACCGCCCCGACCACCTGATCCTCCGCCGCCTCCGTTCCAGCGAGGAGCACCACCTCCCCCTCACCTGGGACGGCCCGACCTTCACCACCACCTTCGAACCGGCTGCCATGCCCCTCTTCGGCGCGACCGTCCCTCTAGCCAGCGGCCCCTGGGAACTCCTGGCCCCGACGGGTTCCAGCAACACGACAAGGCAGCCGACACGTCCGCAGGCACAGCAGACGCCCGATCGCGCATCCACCAGCCAAGTAGTCACCCCTGCGGCCATAGCGAAGAGCATCAGCCGAACCCAGAAAAGGCAACCGACCGACTACCCACCCCACCAACCACCGACCGGACACGCTTCAGCAGTCCTCCCGACACGCACGTCCAGAGGGCCGATCACTCAGCCGATACCCCCGCAAGCCGGTGTGCCTCCGCAGCCCGCGCCCCGGGGAGCCGCTGGCGGGGCCGCCGTTCAGCCGCCGAGTAGTGGTGGCCAGGTAGTCCCGCCGACGCTTGCGCCTGGGATACCCGGTCGCCCGTCCGCGCGGCCGATGCCTCCGCATGGTGGTGTGGCTCCGCGGGTTTCGAATGGGGTGGCCCCTGGTCAAGGTGCCGTTCGCCCGGCGGGCGGTGTGCCTCCGCAGCCCACGTCCTCGGCGGCTGCTGGTCAGAGTGCTGTTCAGTTGCCGAATGGCGGTGGGCAGGCAGGGCCGCCGACTCCGGTGTCTGGAGAGCCGGGCCAGGCGGTCACTCAGCCGATCGCCGCGTGGGGTGGCGAGTCTCCGCAGGGTCCGAGCGCGGCAGTCTTCGGCCTGGGCGCTGTTCCGTCGCAGAGTGGCGGCGGTCAGGTGGTTCCGCCGACGTTCGTGCCTAGGTGGGCCGGTCGGCTGATCAATCAGCCGACCGCTGCGCCAAGCCAGGTGAGGCCGCAGGCTACCGGCGTGGCAGCCGCTGGGCAGGGGCCCATCCAACAGCCAGGGGCGGGGGACGAGGGTGTCGCTGGGACGGTAGATGTAGCCACTGGCCATGCGATCAGGGAAGGCGCTGGTCCGTCGGCGGTGCCGAACGGGGCGCCGGGTCGGGGTGCCGCGGGGGAGGTCGCCGTCGTCGTCGAACGTGGTGTGATCTCCCGCCTTCCCCCATGGCGGACGGTCGGAACCCAGGAGATCGAGGTCGGCGTCCACCAGACGGACGCGCTGCAACTGCAAAGCCGCACCGCCCTGGCCGATGACGAGCGGGGAGGTTATGCCCAGCGGTTGCTCTGGGAGCGTGACTATCCGGTCTATCTGCGTAGCCCGCTGACCGAGATGGTCGTGTTCGACAGTTACGGCGCGTCCCAGTACAGCTGCAACCCCAGGGCGATCTACGAGGAACTGGCGCGGAGTCACCCGGGCCTGGAATGCGTCTGGGTCTCCACCGACGGCCAGTTCACGGTCGAAGGCGATGCCAGGACCGTCATGTCGGGGAGTCGGGATCACTACCGCGCGCTTGCACGCGCCCGGTACATCGTCACGAACTTCGGGCTTCCTGCGGGATTCGCCAAGCGGTCGGGGCAGACCTACATGCAGACCTGGCATGGCACCCCCTTGAAGCGGATGGGTTACGACCTCGCCGAGATGCCGTACAAGCGCACGGAGAAGGTCGACTGGATCGCGCACGAGGTTCCGCGGTGGGACGTTCTGCTTTCTCCGAACGCCCTCACCTCCGACGTCATGCGCAGGGCCTTTCGCTTCGACGGCGAGATCCAGGAGATCGGGTATCCGCGCAACGACGTCCTGAGCAGTCCGGACTTCGGTCGGCTCGGGCAACTCGTCCGTGAACGCCTCGGAATCCCGGCGGGCAAGAAGGTCGTCCTGTATGCGCCGACCTGGCGTGACGACCTCCACCATTCGCCCGGCAGGAGGGCCTTCTCCCTGGAACTGGACGTGGAGACACTGCGGCGGGCACTCGGCGGCGATCATGTCCTGCTCGTGCGGCCCCACCATCTGATCACCGAAAGGGACCGCCTGCCGGTGGACGACTTCGTGATCGATGTCTCCCGCTACCCCGACATCGCCGACCTGTACCTGGCGGCCGACGTACTCGTGACCGACTATTCGTCCGCCATGGTGGACTTCGCCTGCACCGGTCGCCCGATGCTCTTCTACACCTACGACCTGGAACGTTATCGGGACCACGTGCGCGGCCTCACGATCGACTTCGAGGCGGAGGCCCCCGGCCCGCTGCTCGCCACGTCCGCCGACGTTGTCGAGGCGCTTCTTGCCATCGACGAGATCCAGGACGTCTACGTGGACGCCTACGACACGTTCTTCGACAAGTACTGTCCCCACGACGACGGCAAGGCGTCGGCCAGAGCCGTGGAACGGCTCCTCGCATGA
- a CDS encoding class I SAM-dependent methyltransferase encodes MDTIELQRIARIEDDNWWYRERRAVLSEELLRFSSPGDAVDIGAGAGGNSRELVAHGWQATAIDLSPDAVALARAQGVEAYEGDARYLPLPPSRFDLALALDVLEHIEDDARAAEEIARVLRPGGTLLLSVPSDMSLWSAHDVSLGRVRRYSPRALIDLLEGAGLLLDRVWSRGVLFRPFLRLLRHRSAHYEDLAPLHPLANEALRLSAALERRLPLHTCPGTTLFARAQNPG; translated from the coding sequence GTGGACACCATCGAACTCCAGCGGATCGCGCGCATCGAGGACGACAACTGGTGGTACCGCGAACGCCGGGCGGTTCTGTCCGAGGAACTCCTGCGGTTCAGTTCCCCCGGTGACGCCGTGGATATCGGTGCCGGTGCGGGCGGAAACTCCCGTGAACTGGTCGCCCACGGCTGGCAGGCCACGGCGATCGACCTCAGCCCCGATGCCGTCGCTCTGGCGCGCGCGCAGGGCGTTGAAGCCTACGAGGGAGACGCGCGCTACCTCCCGCTGCCGCCATCGCGCTTCGACCTGGCCCTCGCGTTGGACGTCCTGGAGCACATCGAGGACGACGCCCGCGCTGCCGAGGAGATCGCCCGCGTCCTGCGCCCCGGCGGGACGCTGCTGCTCTCCGTCCCATCCGACATGTCCCTCTGGTCGGCCCACGACGTCTCCCTCGGCCGCGTCCGCCGCTACAGCCCCCGCGCCCTGATCGACCTGCTGGAAGGCGCCGGCCTGCTCCTGGACCGGGTGTGGAGCCGCGGCGTCCTGTTCCGCCCGTTCCTGCGCCTGCTCCGCCACCGCAGCGCCCACTACGAGGACCTGGCCCCTCTCCATCCGCTAGCCAACGAGGCCCTCCGCCTGTCAGCCGCCCTGGAGCGCCGCCTCCCCCTCCACACCTGTCCAGGCACGACGCTCTTCGCCCGAGCCCAAAACCCCGGCTAA
- a CDS encoding winged helix-turn-helix domain-containing protein: protein MGVGVIRHPGATVLSVLTDLVGGRSHGVPPGLREALRRTLPGTDAADMAALLASANGWLPESLALLQTLETVTMATVLEELDGLRPDVVAEEIEAGFSGDPPPAWRAVAARPAAFMTSYRRLVAAVWDGIAPLWTQADGLHARETERVGVAAVSGALEGVMDGLRTRVRFDAGRLHLPNCLPNCLPWRPVAPGRRRLVLVPLASGLTAGMYSVEREDAIWVAYPLPGLGQILDPRRAGAGGPAAAATVPDDALVLLLGPVRAAILRHAGTAPSVSDLAGRLGVGASTVTYHCDQLVRAGLLERARRGREVRLRRTGRGAGLIDLLS from the coding sequence GTGGGCGTCGGCGTCATCCGCCACCCGGGCGCGACGGTGCTGTCCGTGCTCACCGACTTGGTGGGGGGCCGCTCGCACGGCGTCCCGCCCGGCCTGCGGGAGGCGCTGCGGCGGACCCTGCCCGGGACGGACGCGGCGGACATGGCGGCCCTGCTCGCGTCGGCGAACGGATGGCTGCCCGAAAGCCTCGCGCTGCTCCAGACGCTGGAGACCGTCACCATGGCGACGGTCCTGGAGGAGCTGGACGGGCTCCGGCCGGACGTGGTGGCGGAGGAGATCGAGGCGGGCTTCTCCGGCGACCCGCCGCCCGCGTGGCGGGCGGTGGCCGCGCGGCCCGCGGCGTTCATGACGTCCTACCGGCGGCTGGTGGCGGCCGTCTGGGACGGGATCGCCCCGCTGTGGACGCAGGCGGACGGCCTCCACGCGCGCGAGACGGAACGGGTCGGCGTGGCGGCGGTCAGCGGCGCGCTGGAGGGCGTGATGGACGGGCTGCGCACGCGGGTGCGCTTCGACGCCGGGCGGCTGCATCTGCCGAACTGCCTGCCCAATTGCCTGCCCTGGCGGCCGGTCGCGCCGGGGCGCCGCCGCCTCGTCCTCGTGCCGCTCGCGTCCGGGCTCACCGCGGGGATGTACAGCGTCGAGCGCGAGGACGCGATCTGGGTCGCCTACCCCCTGCCCGGCCTGGGCCAGATCCTCGACCCGCGCCGTGCCGGGGCGGGCGGACCGGCGGCCGCCGCGACCGTCCCGGACGACGCGCTCGTGCTGCTCCTCGGGCCGGTGCGGGCGGCGATCCTTCGGCACGCGGGGACCGCGCCGTCCGTGAGCGATTTGGCGGGGCGGCTGGGCGTCGGCGCCAGCACGGTCACCTACCACTGCGACCAGCTCGTCAGGGCGGGCCTCCTGGAACGCGCGCGCCGCGGGCGGGAGGTCCGCCTGCGCCGGACCGGCCGCGGCGCCGGGCTCATCGACCTGCTCTCCTAG
- a CDS encoding GlxA family transcriptional regulator — translation MRTAHTPHVNRCARYGNRRAARLPSADGATRPFRSIAVYVTPGVGSFGLSGVSSVFRDRSHRGLPPFELLMCGDVAGVVRTDLGWWVDVPHGLGTLARADLVIVPPTARRPLLLGEAAVEALRSAHDRGAIVAGFCSGSELLAAAGLPDDRRPAGRRGLAALTRRHPPSAADPGTPQTDAGRLATGIEAGAGIELCLRLLRREHGPAVSEAVTRQAMECDEDPGAPRPWEPGDADLVALLSWARTRLDQPLSVGELARRASMSPRTFARRFRAAIGTTPIAWLRDQRLDHAEALLLTTDEPISVIAQAVGFQPGQLRAHFMKRHGVPPNVYRGAARRAGR, via the coding sequence GTGAGAACAGCACACACGCCTCACGTCAACCGGTGCGCGCGGTATGGGAACCGCCGGGCCGCACGGCTTCCCTCCGCCGACGGCGCCACCAGGCCCTTCCGCTCGATCGCCGTCTACGTCACCCCCGGGGTCGGCTCGTTCGGCCTGAGCGGCGTGAGCAGCGTCTTCAGGGACCGCTCGCACCGGGGCCTGCCGCCGTTCGAGCTGCTGATGTGCGGCGACGTCGCCGGGGTCGTCCGCACGGACCTCGGCTGGTGGGTCGACGTGCCGCACGGCCTCGGGACGCTGGCCCGGGCCGATCTGGTGATCGTGCCGCCGACGGCCCGCCGTCCGCTCCTGCTGGGCGAGGCGGCCGTCGAGGCCCTCCGGTCCGCCCACGACCGCGGCGCGATCGTCGCGGGCTTCTGCTCGGGCTCGGAACTGCTGGCCGCCGCGGGCCTGCCCGACGACCGGCGCCCCGCGGGACGCCGGGGCCTGGCCGCCCTGACCCGCCGCCACCCCCCGTCGGCGGCCGACCCGGGCACCCCTCAGACGGACGCGGGACGCCTCGCGACCGGCATCGAAGCGGGCGCCGGAATCGAGCTGTGCCTGCGCCTGCTGCGCCGGGAACACGGACCGGCCGTCTCGGAGGCCGTGACCAGGCAGGCCATGGAGTGCGACGAGGACCCGGGCGCGCCCCGGCCGTGGGAGCCCGGGGACGCGGACCTCGTCGCCCTGCTGTCGTGGGCACGGACGCGGCTGGACCAGCCGCTGTCGGTCGGGGAGCTGGCCCGGCGCGCGTCGATGAGCCCGCGCACCTTCGCCCGCCGCTTCCGCGCGGCGATCGGCACGACCCCGATCGCCTGGCTGCGCGACCAGCGCCTCGACCACGCCGAGGCGCTGCTGCTCACCACCGACGAGCCGATCTCGGTGATCGCGCAGGCGGTGGGCTTCCAGCCGGGGCAGCTGCGCGCGCACTTCATGAAGCGGCACGGCGTCCCGCCCAACGTCTACCGCGGTGCCGCTAGGAGAGCAGGTCGATGA
- a CDS encoding ArsR/SmtB family transcription factor, translating into MPSPTVIDDGAEAGPAGERTALRRATELRVGRTVDVRMALDPYVSTLALGIDAFAGQGGVPAAWRRRILGALPARGAQAIHPLAVPGRSVVPGSVKPLNPTTETAVGDQVERLRAIPGERLLEDLEAAFPDGDLPPHWRRVADRPGDWLHRYADTMDEIWGAVEPLWEEALPLLEREIERVGAAFVRGGLGTVLAALHPAVGFEDGSLRVPDPEPARFALGGRPLVLVPMLSAVDALICDFDDSDAVWIAYPLPALDPAACDPPDPASLEAMLGPVRAALLRAVARPLTMGELARLTQLSPSAVTHHCERLVASGLVRRERQGREIRIHQTGRGRRIVGLFPPDPRAL; encoded by the coding sequence GTGCCGTCCCCCACGGTGATCGACGACGGGGCGGAGGCCGGTCCCGCCGGGGAGCGGACGGCCCTCCGGCGGGCCACGGAGCTGCGCGTCGGACGCACCGTCGACGTGCGGATGGCCCTCGACCCGTACGTGTCGACGCTGGCGCTGGGCATCGACGCCTTCGCCGGCCAGGGCGGCGTCCCGGCGGCGTGGCGGCGCCGGATCCTCGGCGCCCTGCCGGCCCGCGGCGCCCAGGCCATCCACCCGCTCGCGGTGCCGGGACGGTCGGTCGTCCCCGGTTCGGTGAAGCCGCTGAACCCGACTACCGAGACCGCGGTCGGCGACCAGGTGGAGCGGCTCCGCGCCATCCCCGGCGAGCGCCTGCTGGAGGACCTGGAGGCCGCCTTCCCCGACGGGGACCTTCCGCCGCACTGGCGCCGCGTCGCGGACCGGCCGGGCGACTGGCTGCACCGGTACGCCGACACGATGGACGAGATCTGGGGCGCCGTCGAGCCGCTGTGGGAGGAGGCGCTGCCGCTGCTGGAACGCGAGATCGAACGGGTCGGCGCCGCCTTCGTGCGGGGCGGGCTCGGGACCGTCCTGGCCGCCCTGCATCCGGCCGTGGGCTTCGAGGACGGCTCGCTGCGCGTCCCCGACCCCGAGCCGGCGCGGTTCGCCCTCGGCGGGCGTCCCCTCGTCCTGGTCCCGATGCTCTCGGCCGTGGACGCCCTGATCTGCGACTTCGACGACTCCGACGCGGTCTGGATCGCCTACCCGCTCCCGGCGCTCGACCCGGCCGCGTGCGACCCGCCGGACCCCGCGTCGCTGGAGGCGATGCTCGGCCCCGTGCGGGCCGCGCTGCTGCGGGCCGTCGCGCGGCCGCTGACCATGGGCGAGCTCGCCCGGCTGACCCAGCTCTCGCCCAGCGCCGTCACCCACCACTGCGAACGGCTCGTGGCGAGCGGCCTGGTGCGCCGCGAGCGGCAGGGCCGCGAGATCCGGATCCACCAGACCGGGCGGGGCCGCAGAATCGTCGGGCTGTTCCCTCCCGACCCGCGCGCCCTCTGA
- a CDS encoding cupin domain-containing protein, with the protein MSWSDIFADPADRERLEWGRAHLRFDASPATVALLDFERVDEWIRYGQVRYPQFQVNMPEGGVPPTLFTETRQYLALSMPGYPVTDAVAEQVRRGATLRFVNIEDWYRPVAELADRLTATVGAGVTSYAFYTAPGDDGVGAHWDTADVFALQAEGTKKWHLWDIPDGVEWQASQTLRTDREPDHVVELAPGDGLYIPAGTGHRAFAGPEGSLHLSVAVSATSHRKIVRTLLEELLAGVPLLDRLPVDGDRLTPVAALLREVAEAAGKADPAALLAKADRQERRISDGPLIAGVEPACRPPR; encoded by the coding sequence ATGAGCTGGTCCGACATCTTCGCCGACCCCGCCGACCGCGAGCGCCTGGAGTGGGGCCGCGCGCACCTGCGCTTCGACGCGTCTCCGGCGACCGTCGCGTTGCTGGACTTCGAGCGGGTCGACGAGTGGATCCGGTACGGGCAGGTGCGGTATCCGCAGTTCCAGGTGAACATGCCGGAGGGCGGCGTGCCGCCCACCCTGTTCACCGAGACCCGGCAGTACCTCGCGCTGAGCATGCCCGGCTACCCGGTCACCGACGCCGTCGCCGAGCAGGTCCGCCGGGGCGCGACGCTGCGGTTCGTCAACATCGAGGACTGGTACCGTCCCGTCGCGGAGCTGGCCGACCGGCTCACCGCGACCGTCGGCGCCGGCGTCACGAGCTACGCGTTCTACACCGCGCCCGGGGACGACGGGGTCGGCGCTCACTGGGACACGGCGGACGTCTTCGCACTCCAGGCCGAAGGCACCAAGAAGTGGCATCTGTGGGACATCCCCGACGGCGTCGAGTGGCAGGCCAGTCAAACGCTGCGCACCGACCGGGAGCCGGACCACGTCGTCGAACTGGCGCCCGGGGACGGCCTGTACATCCCGGCGGGCACCGGCCACCGGGCGTTCGCCGGGCCGGAGGGGTCGCTGCACCTGTCGGTCGCGGTGTCGGCGACCTCGCACCGCAAGATCGTCCGGACGCTGCTGGAGGAGCTGCTGGCCGGGGTGCCGCTGCTGGACCGGCTGCCGGTGGACGGCGACCGCCTCACCCCCGTCGCCGCGCTGCTGCGCGAGGTCGCCGAGGCGGCGGGCAAGGCCGACCCCGCCGCGCTGCTCGCGAAGGCCGACCGGCAGGAGCGGCGTATCAGCGACGGCCCGCTCATCGCGGGCGTGGAACCGGCGTGCCGTCCCCCACGGTGA
- a CDS encoding lanthionine synthetase LanC family protein, which translates to MTSQIVASIADRLTDPETVAAVTTRPENELTLPSGALRQWEPNGLSDAFPAVSLLFSELAAADPARRVHAHAHLSAALAAEAPPPVPALYGGSVALAFAAHAAATASGGYGTLLSRLDEAIAGQALRWTRARRARLDAGDPVGDWGGYDVITGGSGFGRYLLARQERTGAEATGEALRETLGLLVRLALAGDVTVGGRKLPVWWVRHDMTRGHADGGHLNLGLAHGVGGPLALLALAWRAGVRVDGQDEAAAAIVALLDAHRLDDDAGPYWPHETTLDEHGHGHERGHGHGHGHAHRGRTRDAWCYGAAGMGRALFLAGAAFEEKEWRETGDAAVRGAFATSGEHSIHDSTLCHGWAGLLHIASRMGHDTGDPVHASAAGRFAGRLRESYDPDAAFGFRYTHPAAARVTDRPGFLEGAAGAALALHCHETGAPPATGWDAALLLA; encoded by the coding sequence ATGACATCGCAGATCGTCGCGTCCATCGCGGACAGGCTCACCGACCCCGAGACGGTCGCGGCCGTCACCACCCGCCCCGAGAACGAGCTGACGCTGCCGTCGGGCGCGCTCCGCCAGTGGGAGCCGAACGGCCTGTCGGACGCGTTCCCGGCCGTGTCGCTGCTCTTCTCCGAACTCGCCGCCGCCGACCCGGCCCGGCGCGTCCACGCCCACGCCCATCTGTCGGCGGCGCTCGCGGCGGAGGCGCCGCCGCCGGTGCCCGCCCTGTACGGCGGCTCCGTGGCCCTCGCCTTCGCCGCCCACGCGGCGGCCACGGCGTCGGGCGGCTACGGGACGCTGCTGTCCCGGCTGGACGAGGCCATCGCCGGGCAGGCGCTGCGGTGGACGCGGGCGCGGCGGGCACGGCTGGACGCCGGGGACCCGGTCGGCGACTGGGGCGGCTACGACGTCATCACCGGCGGATCGGGGTTCGGCCGGTACCTCCTGGCCCGCCAGGAGCGGACCGGCGCCGAGGCGACCGGGGAGGCGCTGCGCGAGACGCTCGGGCTGCTCGTCCGCCTCGCGCTCGCCGGGGACGTCACCGTCGGCGGCCGGAAGCTGCCCGTCTGGTGGGTGCGGCACGACATGACGAGGGGCCACGCGGACGGCGGCCACCTCAATCTCGGGCTGGCGCACGGCGTCGGCGGCCCGCTCGCGCTGCTGGCGCTGGCCTGGCGCGCGGGCGTCCGGGTGGACGGGCAGGACGAGGCGGCCGCCGCGATCGTGGCGCTGCTCGACGCCCATCGGCTCGACGACGACGCCGGGCCGTACTGGCCGCACGAGACCACCCTCGACGAACACGGGCACGGGCACGAACGCGGGCACGGGCACGGGCACGGGCACGCGCATCGGGGCAGGACGCGCGACGCCTGGTGCTACGGAGCCGCCGGGATGGGCCGTGCCCTGTTCCTCGCGGGCGCGGCGTTCGAGGAGAAGGAGTGGCGCGAGACGGGCGACGCCGCGGTGCGCGGCGCGTTCGCCACGTCCGGCGAGCACTCGATCCACGACTCCACGCTGTGCCACGGCTGGGCGGGCCTGCTGCACATCGCGTCGCGCATGGGCCACGACACGGGCGATCCCGTCCACGCGTCCGCCGCCGGGCGGTTCGCCGGGCGGCTCCGCGAGTCCTACGACCCGGACGCGGCGTTCGGGTTCCGGTACACCCATCCGGCCGCGGCGCGCGTGACCGACCGGCCGGGCTTCCTGGAGGGCGCCGCCGGGGCCGCCCTCGCGCTGCACTGCCACGAGACGGGCGCGCCGCCCGCCACCGGCTGGGACGCCGCCCTGCTCCTCGCCTGA